The following are from one region of the Rosistilla carotiformis genome:
- a CDS encoding endonuclease/exonuclease/phosphatase family protein, translating to MARRKSRKSPRLTTIIWTLVATVSSGGIGGYLKSDLPVIGPLVQQVQALAASHLGGDDEQVAGAFPAPGATGYPAATPTNHPGYVQGYTPPGIDPRALPAPANPARRYPPATPQAGTNYVQPTSATIRPAPVQQAASRKPSDRLLIATFNIQVFGESKLGKPEVVEVLAAVVRQFDIVAIQEVRAKADNILPDFLSAINADGSRYSFLIGPRLGRSNSKEQYAYIFDTNRIEHDPQAVGTMQDPNDLLHREPFIARFRARTASPQHAFTFWLVDTHTDPDEVPEEVAALADVFRVMQTARADEDDVILLGDLNASETQLGPLGQIPGITWVVRNAMTNTRQNKAYDNILFHAQATQEYTGRWGVFDLESAFGLTREQALDVSDHLPVWAEFQIWEAPHQARVAEANPAMQR from the coding sequence GTGGCACGCAGAAAGTCGCGCAAAAGCCCTCGATTGACAACGATCATCTGGACGTTGGTCGCCACCGTTTCCAGCGGCGGGATCGGCGGCTATTTGAAGTCAGATCTCCCCGTTATCGGACCGCTGGTGCAGCAGGTGCAGGCGCTGGCTGCTAGCCATCTCGGCGGTGACGACGAACAGGTTGCTGGCGCGTTCCCGGCTCCCGGCGCAACCGGCTACCCCGCGGCGACTCCCACGAACCATCCCGGCTATGTCCAGGGATACACTCCGCCAGGGATCGATCCTCGAGCGCTACCAGCCCCCGCCAATCCAGCACGCCGATACCCTCCCGCCACGCCACAGGCAGGAACGAATTACGTGCAGCCGACCTCGGCGACGATACGTCCTGCCCCGGTGCAGCAGGCCGCCTCGCGGAAGCCGAGCGATCGACTGCTGATCGCGACCTTTAACATTCAAGTTTTCGGAGAGAGCAAGCTTGGCAAGCCGGAAGTCGTCGAGGTCTTGGCAGCAGTCGTTCGCCAGTTTGATATCGTTGCGATTCAAGAGGTCCGCGCCAAAGCGGACAACATCCTGCCCGACTTTCTCAGCGCGATCAACGCCGATGGCAGCCGATATAGTTTTTTGATCGGTCCTCGCTTGGGACGCTCCAATAGTAAAGAACAATACGCCTACATTTTTGACACCAACCGCATCGAGCACGACCCTCAAGCCGTCGGCACGATGCAAGATCCCAACGACTTGCTGCACCGAGAACCTTTTATTGCGAGGTTCCGCGCCCGCACGGCGTCGCCGCAGCATGCGTTTACGTTCTGGTTAGTCGACACGCACACCGATCCCGACGAAGTTCCGGAAGAAGTCGCAGCCTTGGCTGATGTGTTCCGCGTGATGCAAACGGCGCGAGCGGATGAAGACGACGTGATCCTGCTGGGAGATCTCAATGCCAGCGAAACGCAGTTGGGGCCACTGGGGCAGATTCCAGGTATCACTTGGGTCGTTCGCAATGCGATGACCAACACGCGACAGAACAAAGCCTACGACAACATCCTCTTCCATGCTCAAGCGACGCAGGAGTATACCGGACGTTGGGGTGTGTTCGATCTTGAGAGCGCCTTTGGATTGACGCGCGAACAAGCATTGGATGTCTCCGACCACCTGCCCGTCTGGGCGGAGTTCCAAATCTGGGAAGCGCCCCACCAAGCTCGCGTCGCCGAAGCGAATCCGGCGATGCAACGCTAG
- a CDS encoding Rpn family recombination-promoting nuclease/putative transposase, with protein MPLGIRPLVDFAFKKIFGSPENTSALIGLLNAVLQLQSPIREVTILNPFSYQEFEDAKQIVLDVRARDQSDRWLNIEMQVSIASGLLKRLTYYACTMYVDQLQSGDNYSNLNPAISICLLNKNLFTDSPQPHHRFQMLDRSSGRQLNDAIEVHTVELLKYNLEEDSIATASRIEQWVFFLLRAHEFDEKRLRELLPAIEFQQAIATVATISEKTEDRSMYDQREKALRDHEWRLAAAREEGEKIGEARGVVLGRIQILQGILSMTVSSEAALRDTTTEQLIEIEADLQRIARARGQA; from the coding sequence ATGCCACTCGGTATCCGTCCGCTTGTCGATTTCGCCTTCAAGAAAATTTTCGGGAGTCCCGAAAACACTTCGGCGTTGATCGGTCTGTTGAATGCGGTATTACAGCTGCAGTCGCCGATTCGAGAAGTCACGATCCTGAATCCGTTCAGCTACCAAGAATTCGAAGACGCCAAGCAGATCGTGCTAGATGTTCGCGCTCGCGACCAAAGCGACCGCTGGCTAAACATCGAGATGCAGGTTTCCATCGCAAGCGGTCTGCTGAAACGCTTGACTTATTACGCCTGCACGATGTACGTCGATCAATTGCAATCCGGCGACAATTATTCAAATCTGAATCCAGCGATCTCGATCTGTTTGCTGAACAAGAACCTGTTTACCGATTCGCCTCAGCCACACCATCGGTTTCAGATGCTCGATCGCTCCAGCGGTCGCCAGCTGAACGATGCGATCGAAGTACACACCGTCGAACTTCTGAAGTACAATTTAGAGGAAGACTCGATTGCTACGGCGAGCCGGATCGAGCAATGGGTTTTCTTTTTGCTGAGGGCTCACGAGTTCGACGAAAAACGTTTGCGCGAACTGTTACCAGCGATCGAGTTCCAGCAGGCGATCGCGACCGTGGCAACTATCTCTGAAAAGACCGAGGACCGATCGATGTACGATCAACGTGAAAAAGCACTCCGCGATCACGAATGGCGACTCGCCGCCGCGCGTGAGGAAGGCGAGAAAATCGGTGAAGCACGCGGAGTGGTTTTGGGGCGGATTCAGATTTTGCAAGGCATCCTGTCGATGACGGTTTCTAGCGAAGCAGCGTTGCGCGATACGACAACCGAACAACTGATCGAGATCGAAGCCGACCTGCAGCGAATCGCCCGCGCACGCGGCCAAGCATAA
- a CDS encoding GntP family permease, whose protein sequence is MIHPLIVMAIGIALVIGLIMWLRVNAFIALLIAAISVSLLTLEPVPQPTGAGDSTSQSVGYRLAGDAMSRVTAAFGETCGNIAIVIALAAVIGTCMMDSGAADRIVRAFMSMLGEKRAPWALMGSGYVLAIPVFFDTVFYLLVPLARSFYRRTGGAYLKCILAISAGGAITHTLVPPTPGPLTMAANLGIDIGTMILIGAMVALPAAIAGIFVAGLLDRMFDIPMREVAGHEEPEPLADDQLPSLFASLLPVLLPVVMIALHTVASTFSSQELLGKAEVEAVAQGTTLDAQIAAIQLESEQAGKKKSKDEILKQVKAETLAQYGSPGFFTNASRVTNVVGNPAFALLISTIIAMGVYIRQRTPSRQDVAKMVELSLMSGGVIILITAAGSSFGAMLKQGGVGDSIRQIAESTFGDTSPGTVMLFLGFGLASLLKIAQGSSTAAMIIVSGMMAGIIDGTELPYGTVYIATAIGAGSLVGSWMNDSGFWIFAKMGGLTEGEALKTWTPLLAVLGIVGMAATLVLSRIMP, encoded by the coding sequence ATGATTCATCCGTTAATTGTGATGGCGATCGGCATTGCGCTGGTCATTGGTTTGATCATGTGGCTGCGCGTCAATGCGTTTATCGCGTTGTTGATCGCTGCGATCAGCGTCAGCTTGCTGACGTTGGAACCGGTTCCACAGCCCACCGGGGCGGGGGATTCGACATCGCAGAGCGTCGGATATCGTTTGGCGGGCGATGCGATGTCGCGGGTGACTGCTGCCTTTGGTGAAACCTGTGGCAACATCGCGATCGTGATCGCGTTGGCCGCGGTGATCGGTACCTGCATGATGGACAGCGGAGCGGCGGACAGGATTGTGCGCGCGTTCATGTCGATGCTGGGGGAAAAGCGAGCTCCGTGGGCCTTAATGGGCAGCGGGTATGTGTTAGCGATACCGGTCTTTTTCGATACGGTTTTCTATCTGCTGGTGCCACTGGCGCGTTCGTTTTATCGACGAACCGGCGGTGCGTATCTGAAGTGCATTCTGGCGATCAGTGCTGGCGGAGCGATCACGCATACGTTGGTCCCGCCGACTCCCGGTCCGTTGACGATGGCTGCGAATCTGGGCATCGATATCGGGACGATGATCTTGATCGGGGCGATGGTTGCCTTGCCCGCAGCGATTGCAGGCATCTTCGTCGCCGGACTATTGGACCGGATGTTCGATATCCCGATGCGAGAGGTCGCGGGGCATGAAGAGCCCGAGCCGCTGGCCGACGATCAATTGCCTAGCTTGTTCGCGTCGCTGTTGCCCGTGCTGTTGCCGGTGGTGATGATCGCGCTGCATACCGTTGCCAGTACGTTTTCGTCGCAAGAATTGCTCGGCAAAGCCGAGGTCGAAGCTGTGGCTCAAGGGACCACTTTGGATGCTCAGATTGCGGCGATCCAATTGGAATCGGAGCAGGCGGGCAAGAAGAAATCGAAGGATGAGATTCTGAAGCAGGTCAAAGCGGAAACATTGGCTCAGTACGGATCGCCTGGGTTCTTCACCAACGCAAGTCGCGTGACCAACGTGGTTGGCAATCCAGCTTTCGCGCTGCTGATTTCCACGATCATCGCGATGGGAGTTTACATCCGGCAGCGAACTCCCAGCCGACAGGATGTTGCCAAGATGGTGGAACTGTCGCTGATGAGCGGCGGGGTGATCATCTTGATCACGGCCGCAGGCTCTTCGTTTGGGGCGATGTTGAAGCAGGGGGGCGTTGGCGATTCGATTCGACAGATTGCCGAAAGCACCTTCGGCGACACGAGCCCCGGCACGGTGATGTTGTTCCTGGGCTTCGGTTTGGCGTCGCTGCTGAAGATCGCTCAGGGGTCCAGCACCGCCGCGATGATTATCGTCTCGGGGATGATGGCAGGGATCATCGACGGCACCGAGCTGCCCTACGGTACCGTTTACATCGCAACGGCGATTGGAGCCGGTTCGTTGGTTGGATCGTGGATGAACGACAGCGGGTTTTGGATCTTTGCCAAGATGGGCGGCTTGACCGAAGGGGAAGCCCTGAAAACCTGGACTCCGTTGTTAGCGGTGCTGGGAATCGTCGGCATGGCGGCGACGCTGGTCCTTTCGCGAATCATGCCGTAG
- a CDS encoding prolipoprotein diacylglyceryl transferase has product MYRTLFFIPHEFAGIPLFGFGWLLGAIVLYAIAITIFSSRDPARRSELYSTLGMCAIAAVVVAVVFPNVEIRNQAGEPIGMAIRGYGFMMLLGVSAAVGLAIVRARKYGMGSETIMSAAPWLFVLGILGARAFYVIEYRDRFEHESMLQMLRSIVDFTRGGIVVYGSLIGGFVGLVLFCRRHSLPFFRMADIIIPCVFIGLFFGRMGCVMNGCCYGGRCEPSAYSMQFPKGSPVYEDQARSGDLLGLVVDWGDSDKSDSARLGKIVEVVPASLAAEAGVEPGGEVRIQLERPAPEDADLTLPIDDTSGLGIAMFVDGKTYRWKADQLPQQANSVAPAQLYSSVLGLVMAVLLMTISPWIRREGVLMGIGFAGYAVVRFGLESIRSDEPGQFGTGLTISQWVSIIVFVGAIGLLIYLYRRPVKTADPTTVTASP; this is encoded by the coding sequence ATGTACCGCACGCTCTTTTTTATCCCTCACGAATTTGCTGGCATTCCACTGTTTGGCTTTGGCTGGTTGCTGGGAGCGATCGTGTTGTATGCGATCGCGATCACGATCTTTTCCAGCCGCGATCCGGCCCGTCGTTCGGAACTTTACAGCACGTTGGGGATGTGCGCGATCGCGGCGGTTGTCGTTGCGGTGGTCTTTCCCAATGTCGAGATCCGCAACCAAGCGGGCGAACCGATCGGGATGGCAATCCGCGGCTATGGCTTCATGATGCTGTTGGGGGTTAGTGCGGCGGTGGGTTTGGCGATCGTCCGTGCCCGCAAATATGGGATGGGATCCGAAACGATCATGTCGGCCGCGCCGTGGTTGTTTGTGCTGGGGATCTTAGGAGCACGTGCATTTTATGTCATCGAGTATCGCGACCGGTTCGAGCACGAGAGCATGCTGCAGATGTTGCGATCGATCGTCGATTTCACGCGTGGCGGGATCGTGGTGTACGGTTCATTGATCGGCGGGTTTGTTGGGCTGGTCCTCTTTTGTCGTCGCCATAGTCTGCCGTTCTTTCGGATGGCCGACATCATCATTCCGTGCGTCTTCATCGGTCTGTTCTTCGGCCGCATGGGATGTGTCATGAATGGGTGTTGTTATGGCGGTCGCTGCGAACCAAGTGCTTATTCGATGCAGTTCCCCAAGGGGAGTCCTGTCTACGAGGATCAGGCACGCTCGGGCGATCTGTTGGGACTGGTCGTCGATTGGGGAGATAGCGACAAATCGGATTCGGCGCGGTTGGGGAAGATCGTCGAAGTCGTGCCGGCGTCGCTGGCTGCGGAGGCGGGAGTGGAACCGGGCGGAGAGGTGCGGATTCAGTTGGAACGCCCAGCTCCCGAGGATGCCGATTTGACGTTGCCGATCGACGATACAAGCGGTCTCGGGATCGCGATGTTTGTCGATGGAAAGACCTATCGGTGGAAAGCCGACCAATTGCCCCAGCAGGCGAACAGCGTCGCTCCGGCTCAACTGTACAGCAGCGTGCTTGGACTGGTGATGGCGGTTCTGTTGATGACGATCTCACCTTGGATTCGTCGCGAAGGGGTGTTGATGGGGATCGGATTTGCCGGGTATGCCGTCGTCCGCTTTGGGCTCGAATCGATCCGGTCGGATGAACCGGGCCAGTTTGGAACCGGGCTGACGATCTCGCAGTGGGTCAGCATCATCGTTTTCGTCGGTGCGATCGGGCTGTTGATTTATCTGTATCGACGACCGGTGAAAACGGCAGACCCCACGACGGTCACGGCATCTCCGTAA
- a CDS encoding class I SAM-dependent methyltransferase: protein MTKTKTKAAPKTARKSKPPTMAETADKFLCYQKSVQSPSHEVEFFEQAFRDAFRRKPYTLREDFCGTFAVCCDWVDSNKRRTAIGVDLCDQTLQWGRDHNLSKLTEKQQSRVTLLQEDVRIPSTPTVDVLAAQNFSFWIFKTRPEVLEYFKAARANLNREGIMVIDMMGGGACYEEQNVDKRTIKKGKHGFEYHWQQVSFNPVNADAHFRIDFKFADGSKMKNAFEYHWRFWTIPEVRELLAEAGFRESHVYWEQEEDAGKDAGEWRRGTDAPSHPSWISYIVGVA from the coding sequence ATGACCAAGACGAAAACCAAGGCCGCTCCAAAAACAGCTCGCAAATCGAAGCCACCAACGATGGCCGAAACCGCCGACAAGTTCCTCTGCTATCAGAAGTCGGTGCAATCGCCCAGCCATGAAGTCGAGTTCTTTGAGCAAGCGTTTCGCGACGCCTTTCGCCGCAAACCCTATACACTTCGCGAGGACTTCTGCGGCACTTTTGCCGTCTGTTGCGATTGGGTCGATTCGAACAAACGCCGGACGGCGATCGGAGTCGACCTGTGCGATCAGACATTGCAGTGGGGCCGCGACCACAACCTGTCCAAACTGACCGAAAAGCAACAGTCGCGCGTGACGCTGCTGCAGGAAGACGTTCGGATTCCCAGCACTCCCACCGTCGATGTCTTGGCGGCGCAGAACTTTTCGTTTTGGATCTTTAAGACGCGTCCCGAAGTGCTCGAATACTTCAAGGCCGCGCGAGCGAACTTGAACCGCGAAGGGATCATGGTGATCGACATGATGGGAGGCGGCGCGTGTTACGAGGAGCAGAACGTCGACAAGCGGACGATCAAAAAAGGGAAGCACGGCTTCGAATACCATTGGCAACAAGTCAGCTTCAACCCGGTCAACGCGGACGCTCATTTCCGCATCGATTTCAAATTCGCCGATGGCAGCAAGATGAAAAACGCCTTTGAGTATCACTGGCGTTTCTGGACGATCCCCGAGGTCCGCGAACTGTTGGCCGAGGCGGGCTTCCGCGAGAGTCACGTCTATTGGGAACAGGAAGAGGACGCCGGCAAAGACGCCGGGGAATGGCGACGCGGCACCGACGCGCCGAGTCATCCCAGTTGGATCAGCTACATCGTTGGCGTCGCATAG
- a CDS encoding acetate--CoA ligase family protein produces the protein MSIRCAERLPVAKQIALISESAVLCDSLVDRARQRSVGLSHVVSVGKLLGTTLVDYVLRVAADPETDAIGICVDSIDDVAALIEAAEECSGRKPIVIYTPKTFWASARDTFHEEVWLDRDRMDDAVFRKCGMVRVAAPEDVVDAAAFLSRKPRVSGARVAIITNASGIGRVAVEAMQDRRSVLAELEPCTIESLKRLLPEHSEIASPFDGTDCSASHRFADAVGCVMEDGNADVVLVLWSPSTSTDLGEAATLWIDRCRDSTKLVLAVVMGEAGATAVEPLLQAAGIASFRSPQQAIMALDYLLQPRGHREYSDQPARSYQLRSDCSPLIVQQTLSDAVRDSIETMAEDASKRVLSAYGIPVAESLRAGSVDEAVACAEVLRYPVVLKIVSQQIAHKTDVGGVALHLHDASEVRAAFCGLMRSARQHAPDAIVPGVTVQPMIDSRDAFELIVGGFRDPALGPMLMLATGGIAGEALHDTVFELPPWNTPIARGMIRSLKIWPLMQGVRNRAAIDVDSLVDVMLRTAQMLTDCPEIRQLTMNPLLVSPHGAVALDARIHVRRVA, from the coding sequence ATGAGTATTCGTTGTGCAGAGAGACTGCCGGTCGCAAAACAGATCGCGTTGATCTCGGAGTCCGCTGTTTTGTGCGATAGCTTGGTCGATCGAGCCCGCCAGCGATCGGTCGGCCTGTCGCATGTCGTGTCGGTCGGAAAGTTGTTGGGGACGACGCTTGTCGATTATGTCCTCCGCGTCGCCGCCGATCCGGAGACCGATGCGATTGGGATCTGCGTCGATTCGATCGACGATGTCGCGGCGCTGATCGAAGCGGCGGAGGAGTGTTCCGGTCGCAAGCCGATCGTGATCTATACGCCGAAAACTTTTTGGGCGTCGGCACGCGACACGTTTCATGAGGAAGTCTGGTTGGACCGCGACCGGATGGATGACGCTGTGTTCCGAAAATGCGGCATGGTTCGAGTCGCGGCGCCGGAGGATGTTGTTGATGCCGCGGCATTTCTATCGCGAAAGCCACGTGTGTCAGGGGCTCGTGTTGCGATCATTACCAATGCCAGCGGGATCGGTCGGGTTGCTGTCGAAGCGATGCAAGATCGCCGCAGCGTGTTGGCGGAACTGGAGCCGTGCACCATCGAATCACTAAAGCGTCTGCTTCCCGAGCACAGCGAGATCGCAAGCCCGTTCGATGGCACTGACTGTTCCGCCTCGCATCGGTTTGCCGATGCTGTCGGTTGCGTCATGGAAGACGGAAACGCGGATGTGGTGCTTGTGCTCTGGAGCCCTTCGACGTCCACTGATCTTGGCGAAGCGGCTACGCTTTGGATCGATCGTTGCCGCGATTCGACGAAGCTGGTGTTGGCGGTGGTGATGGGGGAGGCTGGGGCGACGGCGGTTGAGCCGTTGTTGCAAGCTGCGGGCATCGCAAGCTTTCGATCGCCGCAACAAGCGATCATGGCACTCGACTATCTATTGCAACCGCGAGGCCACCGCGAGTATTCGGATCAACCGGCCCGCAGTTATCAGCTGCGCAGCGATTGCAGTCCGCTGATCGTGCAACAAACGCTATCCGACGCGGTCCGGGATTCGATCGAAACAATGGCGGAAGATGCATCGAAGCGAGTGCTGAGCGCTTACGGCATTCCGGTCGCTGAATCGCTGCGGGCGGGGAGTGTCGATGAGGCGGTCGCTTGTGCCGAAGTGCTTCGTTATCCGGTGGTGTTGAAGATCGTCTCGCAGCAGATCGCACACAAGACCGATGTTGGAGGCGTGGCGTTGCACCTGCATGACGCATCGGAAGTCCGGGCTGCGTTTTGCGGATTGATGCGTTCGGCGAGGCAACACGCTCCCGATGCGATCGTGCCGGGCGTGACGGTCCAGCCGATGATCGATTCACGCGATGCGTTTGAATTGATCGTGGGAGGCTTCCGCGACCCAGCGCTGGGACCGATGTTGATGTTGGCGACCGGCGGGATCGCTGGCGAAGCGTTGCACGATACGGTCTTTGAGTTGCCGCCGTGGAACACTCCAATCGCCCGCGGGATGATTCGCTCGTTGAAGATCTGGCCGTTGATGCAAGGCGTTCGCAATCGCGCGGCGATCGATGTCGATTCGCTTGTCGACGTGATGTTGCGGACGGCGCAGATGCTTACCGATTGCCCGGAAATTCGCCAGCTGACGATGAACCCTTTGCTCGTCTCGCCACACGGTGCGGTCGCGTTGGACGCGCGGATTCATGTCCGCCGCGTTGCCTAA
- a CDS encoding outer membrane protein assembly factor BamB family protein — protein sequence MRSASIARFLGCAGLILCGSFATAENWPQFRGPHFNGSSTETNLPTEFSRTENVRWSADLPGPSAATPAIWGDHIFVSSTSPGNDELLALCFDRKTGKQLWQHEIAKGTRQDTRSTFAAPSPVTDGKVAIFFFGNGELVAYDFDGKQQWKRNLQDEYGSFAFQWTFSTSPLIYQNRLIMQVLQRDTPVNGRGLADKVNESYLMAIDPQTGENIWRIIRPSKAQAESREAFTTPIPYQHDGREELLVIGGDAITGHDPATGKELWRWGTWNPQRIGHWRHVPSPVVGDETILICAPKKDPIYAVAAGGKGLLDDSSIRWISTDDRNLTSDVPTPAFYDGDFFVLSDLRKMLMRVEPKTGKVKWEVKTPGLKKYEASPTVADGKIYVVNFAGDVVIFDAETGEIINNVSMDDPSENNVRSSVVVSGGNLFIRVNHKLYCIGK from the coding sequence ATGCGTTCCGCTTCTATCGCTCGATTCCTTGGATGCGCAGGACTGATCCTGTGCGGAAGCTTTGCCACAGCGGAAAACTGGCCTCAGTTCCGTGGTCCGCATTTTAATGGCTCGTCGACCGAGACGAATCTGCCGACCGAGTTTTCGCGCACCGAAAACGTTCGCTGGTCAGCCGATCTGCCCGGACCAAGCGCTGCGACGCCCGCGATCTGGGGCGATCATATCTTCGTCTCCAGCACCTCCCCCGGAAACGATGAACTGCTGGCCCTCTGCTTCGACCGCAAGACGGGGAAGCAGTTGTGGCAACATGAGATCGCCAAGGGGACCCGGCAGGACACGCGAAGCACCTTTGCCGCACCATCCCCCGTGACCGACGGAAAGGTCGCGATCTTCTTCTTCGGCAACGGTGAATTGGTCGCTTACGACTTCGACGGCAAACAGCAATGGAAGCGCAACCTGCAAGACGAATACGGATCCTTTGCGTTCCAGTGGACTTTCTCGACGAGCCCGCTGATCTACCAGAACCGCTTGATCATGCAGGTCCTGCAACGCGACACCCCCGTCAACGGACGCGGCTTGGCGGACAAGGTGAATGAATCGTATCTGATGGCGATCGATCCACAGACCGGCGAAAACATCTGGCGGATCATTCGCCCGAGCAAGGCACAAGCGGAATCGCGTGAAGCCTTTACGACTCCGATCCCCTACCAGCACGACGGGCGAGAAGAACTGTTGGTGATCGGCGGCGACGCGATCACCGGCCACGATCCGGCGACCGGGAAAGAACTGTGGCGTTGGGGGACTTGGAATCCGCAACGCATCGGGCACTGGCGTCACGTTCCCTCTCCCGTGGTGGGCGATGAAACGATCCTGATCTGTGCTCCAAAGAAGGACCCGATCTACGCGGTTGCCGCCGGCGGCAAAGGCTTGTTGGACGATTCGTCGATCCGCTGGATCAGCACCGACGATCGCAACTTGACGTCCGACGTTCCCACTCCTGCGTTTTACGATGGCGACTTCTTTGTCCTCAGCGACCTGCGGAAGATGCTGATGCGAGTCGAACCGAAGACCGGGAAGGTCAAATGGGAAGTCAAAACGCCTGGACTGAAGAAGTATGAAGCTTCGCCAACCGTTGCCGATGGCAAGATCTACGTGGTCAACTTTGCTGGCGACGTGGTCATCTTCGATGCCGAGACGGGCGAGATCATCAACAACGTTTCGATGGATGATCCGAGCGAAAACAACGTCCGATCGAGCGTTGTCGTCTCCGGCGGCAACCTGTTCATTCGCGTGAACCACAAGCTGTATTGCATCGGCAAATAG
- a CDS encoding PQQ-binding-like beta-propeller repeat protein, whose product MAFVLALAFTPSLHAGDWPQILGPERNGIASDAGDGLWQQTPRIAWQIPCGSGYSGVAVVDGKVFLWHRVDDQERLDCCRLSDGQQLWQAEFPATYGGGFNNDRGPRCVPVVDRGTVYVYGAAGDLHAVAASDGKPIWSRTLRQDYAAEDGYFGAGSTPIVSGDTVVVAVGGDEGHGIVGLDRKSGKTVWAATDLTADYASPIAFDATTVIVPMRFQTVVLNAADGEIVFEIPFGQRGLNVIGATPTRVGELLLLSASYRIGAELVDLSKRPPEVVWSGDDILSSQYNSGIVRDGYVYGIHGREDMGAATLRCIELATGKVQWSEEDYGVAHLIGASDRLIAQRTDGTLELFAADRTKFQSLGKLELPPGTYRALPALSGGKLICRMSDGEQSKLLAVDLAAGGADQK is encoded by the coding sequence ATGGCTTTCGTCTTGGCCCTCGCCTTTACTCCCTCGCTTCACGCAGGCGATTGGCCGCAGATTCTTGGTCCCGAGCGGAATGGGATCGCGAGCGATGCGGGGGATGGTTTGTGGCAACAGACGCCTCGAATCGCCTGGCAGATCCCTTGTGGGTCGGGATATTCCGGAGTGGCCGTTGTCGACGGGAAGGTTTTTTTGTGGCACCGAGTCGATGACCAAGAGCGACTCGATTGCTGTCGTTTGAGCGACGGCCAACAGCTGTGGCAGGCGGAGTTTCCGGCGACCTACGGCGGTGGATTTAACAACGACCGCGGCCCGCGATGCGTGCCGGTGGTCGATCGCGGGACGGTGTATGTCTACGGGGCTGCGGGAGATCTGCACGCCGTCGCCGCGTCCGATGGCAAACCGATCTGGTCGCGAACACTGCGCCAGGACTATGCCGCCGAAGACGGCTACTTTGGCGCCGGCAGCACGCCGATCGTCAGCGGCGATACGGTTGTCGTGGCGGTGGGTGGCGATGAGGGGCATGGGATTGTCGGCTTGGATCGCAAATCGGGCAAAACCGTTTGGGCGGCAACCGATCTGACAGCCGACTACGCTTCGCCGATCGCTTTCGACGCAACGACAGTGATCGTGCCGATGCGTTTCCAAACCGTGGTGCTGAACGCGGCCGATGGCGAGATCGTTTTTGAGATTCCGTTTGGACAGCGCGGTCTGAACGTGATCGGTGCGACGCCAACGCGGGTGGGGGAGTTGTTGCTGTTGAGTGCCAGTTATCGGATCGGAGCGGAATTGGTCGATCTGTCGAAGCGTCCGCCGGAGGTCGTGTGGAGCGGCGATGATATTTTGAGTAGCCAATACAATTCGGGAATCGTCCGCGACGGCTACGTCTACGGAATCCATGGACGCGAGGATATGGGGGCGGCGACGCTGCGATGTATCGAACTGGCGACCGGCAAGGTCCAATGGTCCGAGGAGGATTATGGCGTGGCGCATTTGATCGGCGCCAGCGATCGGTTGATCGCGCAGCGGACCGATGGGACGCTGGAGTTGTTTGCTGCGGATCGGACGAAGTTCCAATCGCTCGGGAAGTTGGAACTGCCGCCGGGAACCTACCGCGCGCTGCCAGCATTGTCGGGCGGCAAGTTGATCTGCCGGATGAGCGATGGCGAGCAGAGCAAGTTGCTTGCTGTCGATCTGGCGGCCGGTGGGGCCGATCAGAAATAA